The sequence ATACAGGAACTTTGAAGAGTGTTTGGATTATGTTGAGGATTACATGATAAAGCATGGACCTTTTGATGGTCTTCTTGGTTTCTCTCAGGTTGGTTTTGATACTACTGAGTCTTTTGTGTGCTGTTGATTCATTTTGCTCTGTTTTGATTCTTGTAGGGGGCTTTTCTATCTGCTACTCTTCCTGGAATGCAAGAACAGGTAGTATATAAGCAATTAGGATCCAGGTTCTGATGAAACATTGGCTTTGGTCtccaaaaattttggaaaattttaaatagataaAAGCCCTGAaactatgatttttaaaaattatttttaaaaataatatttatagtcCCCAAAATTTCAGATTCGGCCCTGCTTAGaatagtttgttttgttttttttatgtaagtGTTTGAGGTTGGGAACGGTGAGATTGAATCTGAGACGAGCTTTTGAAGAGTGAAACATGTTGTtagaattgttttttgtttttcttttgtaggGAAAGGCTCTAACTAAAGTGCCAAAGGTCAAGTTCTTGGTGTTAATATCCGGAGGAAAGATTCCTGGGTTGAGGTTTGGGCAGCCTGAAGCTGCGGTTGGTGCATTCTCATCTCCTGTTCGTTGCCCCTCACTCCACTTCATAGGTAATAATATGACATGGGAGATACTTGTCCTGTAATGTCTGTAACCTTAAATGATGAGAGTGCAGAGTCTGTAATTCTGTATAATGGTTGCAGGGGAGAGGGATTTTCTGAAAACAGAAGGTGAAGTTCTTGTGGAATCATTTGTAGAGCCGGTGGTGATCCGTCATACAAGTGGACACACTATACCTAAACTTGGTTAGTGAAGAAGAACTTAAGATCTGTCTCtttcttgttttgattttgtGAGCTTCACATTCTGTCTTCTGCAGAAGCTGAAGCTGAGGAGACAGTGTTGAGCTTCTTCCAAAGGATTAGGAAGATGCTTTCTGATGAACCGTcttctgtaagaagcttgatgtgATTGAGAGCTCTAAAAAGGTTTCAGTTGGATTAGATGATCTTATAACTATATCTTTTTGAGGTGTTTCTCTTAGCTTTTGTGTGCATGTAGATATAGATTAAAAGAATAAGACAGTTGTAATATTGTACAACAATTTCAgctattaaaattaataaaagtagCCTGATCAATTTTATGATCAATTTTCGGTAAAGTGTGATTAGAAAACAACTACAACGAGATTAACTGTAAAAAGATAACTGGGATGTTAACTAAGTCATAAATAGGGGTTATTgagtaataaaaattatgaaGGGTTAGTCTAGCTATTCATATTTGAggtaatttttcttcttttttttttgtagcaatACATATCCAATCAAATacgtaataatatttttgttagtaagaatgtattctattttatttaaatttcctatattttaattttgtttaagaaaattgatgggagaaaaaaaaatggacgtTGCGGTGCACTAAAGAAGAAGAGTTCAATTATTGTTCTTTTTGATGAAGCATTAAATGGTCAAATGGATTCTCATGATAATCTATATGTTCCACTTGTAGCCAGTGTTTTACTTCTTTCTCAATCTACTCTTATGCCCTATTATCTTAGCTCTGTCGGTTGCTTTTTagtctttacaaaaaaaaaagggtctaAATTCTTTTCACATTTTTCCTGTATAAGAAacattatataatgtatacaaTTACTATACATATGGAATTACCAACATAACTTTTAAAATGAGAATTTTGGGCTAGAGAGGTAATAGATATTAGATCTATGGGTTGTGACAATTCAgaactatataaatattaaatcctAATAAAGTTTTATTCCCACGCTCGCAGAGCTTTGACTGATTCGTTTTGCTTATATCTCGGATCGCTTGTTTGGTTTAGCTAGTCTATGCTTGTTTGATAACATTATTCTGTCTCTTTTAGTTTTATAGTTCTGGTGCGCGCACGGCTtatgttatgttcttgtgtgtttatgtAATGTTCTAAAGAGTATGTCATTTCCATCCAtcatgttttaaatttgaaaatattgttgTGTGTTTGTTAATAAACGGAGACCAATCCTCTGTGTGTCTCCATGTAGGAAAGCTGTTTCCCGCCAGCTGACATGTACATATCAACTCGTCATCTCAAACGTCTTTCAGTATCCACTTTCCTCATTTTCTTACAATCATCAGACCCGgtctttatatttgtatttttgttccGAATATCAAAGTTTTACTTACGAACTATGTAAATTCATGATGCAATTTACCAAAGACTAGTcactaaaaacaatttatatgaGTATTACTACTTGTCAGAATGTTTAGTATAATAAATGATCACCTCAAACGTTTCTTCTTTCAACTTTTGCAAAACATCTACACATACTTAAATGTAAACATTGTTTTATtccagttcaaaaaaaaaaacattgttttatttgctgacatataataattatctttagcaaaaaaaagacatataaaattaatttaataaaatgaattatttAGTAATAATTCTGAAAAGTTGTCAACAAAAAATCAGACCTTGAAATTATTAAGGGCATTACAGATTTTGATGTGATTAGACTGCGCCCATCACTTTATCACAGAAGAATCAATGCATTCATCTATACTATTGGCATATCgacaaaaataattatcacatttttattatattcctTTTTAGTttcccaaattttttttatctctaataCTATCCTTTgctttaattttaaaaccataCACTACACTATTGTATTTTCTGTCAACTTGTGCCGGCTTAAAACTATATTGGACCCTTGGACAAATTTTGTTTATGTATTACAATTAGTTAAGCATAATATTTTAGACCTAAACAAACATAAATACGAACCCTTTTATCActaaatttagttaattttaagATGGACTCATGGCATATGCCATATTTTCCACCCCCTAGAACCGGCACTGCAAGAAAACAGATAAGCTTATTACAATCCCAAAACAAAGAAGCTgcttatttcattttttttttctattttcagctttctttctttagaaaaaaaactgtaaaacataaacaatacCATCATTAGAAGCTACTCAGAAAACCTTCAAACCACAAGTGACTAAATTATGCTTGTTCCTCAATTTGattcttaaacaaaaaaaaacatattttacataGTATAATGGCAATTAAAAATCAGTTCAGTCAGCATTTCACTGGACTAAAATGTTTCCAATCCATCTTTATAATTCATATTCAtgattagatttattttcaaatagtaCAAAATGAAATAGTTGTAATAAGCAATTAATAAGCACATTAATTGGTTTTACTACTTAGTTGAGAAAAAACCAAGTACATTATAAAGTAGTGGTAATgatcaattaataaatatattggtTCTACTTAGGTGACAAAATACATTGTTTCAACTAGGCCTGGAACGGATAGGGTATCCGGACAATTTTAAAgtatccagatccggatccttatccggcggatccataattttactatatttatccGAATCTAAGGTTTTCGGATATCCGGgcgtcggatatccttctaaaaattataatatcagacggatattcggatccggatttgaatccttaaaataaataaaaaatgatttaaaaataaaaaatataatttttttttaattatttctatgtataatattacaaaatttacatatacttttataaaaaaaatatatatattaaataaagttagtttttatatatagatattactattttgaaatagttattaataaaacttacgtaTCTAGATATTCAgactaaaaaaataagatatctggatccggctttgacggatccaacatttcaCTATCCGAATCCGGATTCGGTCCctctggatatccggatttttggatcaaatctcggatcgaatccagATCTCGAATAAAAATCTCAAGTCTAGTTTCAACCcaactatatttaaattaaatacagtataaaattagaaaagaaaaaaaaaacaatgtagaGAGATAAAAGAAAGCGTTACAAAGTGTGGTAGAGGATAAATTTATTAGATTCCGATTTCCAATAACCAAGAATATGTATagtagcaaaaaaataaaataaaccctttatcaaatcccaaatctagagagagagagagtgagaagaTAAACCCTTTGATGTCCACATTCTCTtgtcatttcttcttcttcttaatctTCATCTCTCAGAAAACGACTTAGTTTCTTAACCATCTCCACTTGCTTTAATGGACTTTGAAGAAGAAATTAATCTtcacgaggaagaagaagaagacgcccTTTACgactctcctcctcctctt is a genomic window of Brassica napus cultivar Da-Ae chromosome A2, Da-Ae, whole genome shotgun sequence containing:
- the LOC106382874 gene encoding esterase OVCA2 yields the protein MDLNLTAHANSTTLLSKMLSHSYPCCQTASVSRPPRLAFKITTAMSSETKQRNPRILCLHGFRTSGLILRSLITSKWPDTVLRNLDLDFLDGPFPATGKSDIERFYDPPYYEWYQASKGFREYRNFEECLDYVEDYMIKHGPFDGLLGFSQGAFLSATLPGMQEQGKALTKVPKVKFLVLISGGKIPGLRFGQPEAAVGAFSSPVRCPSLHFIGERDFLKTEGEVLVESFVEPVVIRHTSGHTIPKLEAEAEETVLSFFQRIRKMLSDEPSSVRSLM